The Cydia fagiglandana chromosome 4, ilCydFagi1.1, whole genome shotgun sequence genome has a window encoding:
- the LOC134663695 gene encoding sodium/hydrogen exchanger 9B2-like isoform X2 — translation MVRKTSIRMTAIKEYPFDLSDLQNQEANPPPPVSERPKQQAAPLPLRPSLVTNPHTSNPDNKRKVSIMADENSKDRENAPSERNGRVSSQAEGPSRRKSNLHNAMAGDLDTSWDRPTHIEGRYKKYSTTSSIYSKKALSQQSEHIERSWWYACCAKCHQEDSGIPSWEPPHWQKICPYPLCPSYRQFAQTLSVFIIGILVWAGVWIIMGDTVAPGGQLFTLTVLTIAAYFGGWLMVKITTLPALIGMLIVGIIMKNVGFVHFDEDYQKVCSYIRKIALTIILTRAGLDLDPVAMKKFFFTVIKLALVPWTFECVLCAVLGHFLLGLPWDWAFLLGSIVAAVSPAVIVPCLFRLRNKGYGVSKGIPTLVLAVSGVDDAASVAVFGIVSSIMFSSSSMTMNIIQGPLSIIVGIVFGGACGYLVKVVPEKNDAFVVPLRVLMLLTGGIVSVIGSEEIGWGGAGPLAVIAFAFFAGKNWSEQGWEMEDNPVATAFEIFWMFFEPMLFSVTGAQVVIADLELDLVFVGGGILVGCMVLRAMLTSTCAVRSNLNMKEKIFVGLSWMAKATVQAALGPVAMDSVKKMAELAGTPIDPQLERYADIVLNICILSIVITAPLGAIVITITGPRLLTKTTKPPVLEGWRRSHRPSIRDISIIDEEEVAERDAEADAPESPEPPAPAPASPAPASTPAAASTPAPAPITVQPNNRT, via the exons GTTCGAAAAACAAGCATCCGAATGACTGCTATCAAAGAGTACCCATTCGACCTGAGCGACCTACAGAATCAAGAGGCTAACCCTCCCCCGCCGGTGTCCGAGCGCCCCAAACAGCAGGCAGCCCCGCTGCCGCTACGGCCGTCTCTCGTGACTAACCCACACACTTCAAATCCGGACAACAAGAGAAAAGTATCAATTATGGCCGACGAAAACAGCAAAGACAGAGAAAATGCACCCTCCGAAAG GAATGGCCGCGTGTCAAGTCAAGCGGAGGGGCCATCGCGGCGAAAAAGCAACCTCCACAATGCTATGGCAGGAGACTTGGATACATCTTGGG ATCGACCAACGCACATCGAAGGAAGATACAAGAAATATTCAACGACGTCCTCTATTTATTCCAAAAAAGCATTATCCCAGCAAAGTGAACACATAGAAAG GTCGTGGTGGTACGCTTGTTGTGCAAAGTGTCATCAAGAAGACTCCGGCATTCCCTCGTGGGAACCTCCTCATTGGCAGAAGATATGTCCATACCCGCTATGTCCATCATACCGGCAGTTCGCGCAGACCTTATCAGTATTCATCATTG GCATACTGGTGTGGGCGGGTGTATGGATCATCATGGGCGACACCGTGGCGCCCGGCGGGCAGCTGTTCACGCTGACTGTGCTCACCATCGCGGCCTACTTCGGCGGCTGGCTGATGGTCAAGATAACCACGCTCCCGGCACTCATAGGAATGCTTATCGTAGGAATTATTATGAAGAATGTTGGTTTTGTCCACTTTGATGAAGATTACCAAAAAGTCTGCTCGTATATAAG GAAAATAGCTTTAACGATAATTTTAACACGAGCCGGCCTGGATCTGGACCCCGTTGCCATGAAAAAGTTCTTCTTTACTGTAATTAAACTAGCTTTGGTACCATGGACCTTCGAGTGTGTTCTGTGTGCAGTGTTGGGGCACTTCTTGCTGGGGCTACCTTGGGATTGGG CATTCCTTTTAGGATCGATAGTAGCCGCCGTTTCACCCGCCGTGATTGTGCCTTGCCTATTCCGACTCAGAAACAAAGGCTACGGAGTATCTAAGGGCATCCCGACTTTGGTCCTCGCCGTGTCCGGAGTCGATGATGCTGCCAGTGTAGCCGTGTTCGGAATTGTCTCCTCCATCATGTTCTCTAGTTCCTCCATGACTATGAATATTATTCAA GGTCCTTTGAGTATAATTGTTGGGATAGTGTTCGGTGGAGCTTGCGGCTACTTGGTGAAGGTAGTGCCGGAAAAGAACGATGCCTTTGTCGTGCCTCTTCGAGTACTGATGTTGTTGACGGGTGGGATAGTCTCGGTGATTGGTTCGGAAGAAATCGGATGGGGTGGCGCAG GACCCCTAGCGGTGATCGCTTTTGCCTTCTTCGCTGGTAAAAACTGGTCGGAGCAGGGGTGGGAGATGGAAGACAACCCCGTGGCGACCGCCTTCGAAATATTCTGGATGTTCTTCGAGCCCATGCTATTCTCCGTTACTGGCGCTCAAGTTGTG ATCGCAGACCTGGAACTGGACTTAGTGTTCGTCGGAGGAGGTATTTTAGTTGGATGCATGGTTCTTCGCGCCATGCTTACTAGCACATGCGCTGTGAGAAGTAACCTCaacatgaaagaaaaaatattcGTCGGTCTTTCTTGGATGGCCAAAGCCACCGTACAG GCTGCGCTCGGACCAGTTGCTATGGATTCTGTAAAAAAGATGGCGGAACTCGCGGGTACACCCATCGATCCCCAGTTAGAGAGATACGCGGACATTGTCCTGAACATCTGCATTCTGTCGATCGTGATCACCGCTCCTCTCGGCGCGATCGTCATCACAATCACTGGCCCTCGACTACTCACCAAGACCACGAAACCGCCTGTATTAGAAG GCTGGCGTCGATCGCACCGTCCGTCGATCCGTGACATTTCGATCATCGACGAAGAAGAAGTGGCGGAGCGCGATGCGGAGGCCGACGCGCCGGAGTCTCCGGAGCCGCCGGCGCCCGCGCCTGCCTCGCCCGCCCCCGCCTCCACCCCCGCGGCCGCCAGCACGCCCGCGCCCGCACCCATCACCGTCCAACCCAACAACCGCACATGA
- the LOC134663695 gene encoding sodium/hydrogen exchanger 9B2-like isoform X3, whose translation MSHSSLSNCHYDSYLPSDSSLETEALTNRHWNGRVSSQAEGPSRRKSNLHNAMAGDLDTSWDRPTHIEGRYKKYSTTSSIYSKKALSQQSEHIERSWWYACCAKCHQEDSGIPSWEPPHWQKICPYPLCPSYRQFAQTLSVFIIGILVWAGVWIIMGDTVAPGGQLFTLTVLTIAAYFGGWLMVKITTLPALIGMLIVGIIMKNVGFVHFDEDYQKVCSYIRKIALTIILTRAGLDLDPVAMKKFFFTVIKLALVPWTFECVLCAVLGHFLLGLPWDWAFLLGSIVAAVSPAVIVPCLFRLRNKGYGVSKGIPTLVLAVSGVDDAASVAVFGIVSSIMFSSSSMTMNIIQGPLSIIVGIVFGGACGYLVKVVPEKNDAFVVPLRVLMLLTGGIVSVIGSEEIGWGGAGPLAVIAFAFFAGKNWSEQGWEMEDNPVATAFEIFWMFFEPMLFSVTGAQVVIADLELDLVFVGGGILVGCMVLRAMLTSTCAVRSNLNMKEKIFVGLSWMAKATVQAALGPVAMDSVKKMAELAGTPIDPQLERYADIVLNICILSIVITAPLGAIVITITGPRLLTKTTKPPVLEGWRRSHRPSIRDISIIDEEEVAERDAEADAPESPEPPAPAPASPAPASTPAAASTPAPAPITVQPNNRT comes from the exons ATGTCTCACAGCAGCCTTAGTAATTGTCACTACGACAGCTACTTACCATCCGATTCATCCCTCGAGACAGAAGCTCTCACTAACCGGCATTG GAATGGCCGCGTGTCAAGTCAAGCGGAGGGGCCATCGCGGCGAAAAAGCAACCTCCACAATGCTATGGCAGGAGACTTGGATACATCTTGGG ATCGACCAACGCACATCGAAGGAAGATACAAGAAATATTCAACGACGTCCTCTATTTATTCCAAAAAAGCATTATCCCAGCAAAGTGAACACATAGAAAG GTCGTGGTGGTACGCTTGTTGTGCAAAGTGTCATCAAGAAGACTCCGGCATTCCCTCGTGGGAACCTCCTCATTGGCAGAAGATATGTCCATACCCGCTATGTCCATCATACCGGCAGTTCGCGCAGACCTTATCAGTATTCATCATTG GCATACTGGTGTGGGCGGGTGTATGGATCATCATGGGCGACACCGTGGCGCCCGGCGGGCAGCTGTTCACGCTGACTGTGCTCACCATCGCGGCCTACTTCGGCGGCTGGCTGATGGTCAAGATAACCACGCTCCCGGCACTCATAGGAATGCTTATCGTAGGAATTATTATGAAGAATGTTGGTTTTGTCCACTTTGATGAAGATTACCAAAAAGTCTGCTCGTATATAAG GAAAATAGCTTTAACGATAATTTTAACACGAGCCGGCCTGGATCTGGACCCCGTTGCCATGAAAAAGTTCTTCTTTACTGTAATTAAACTAGCTTTGGTACCATGGACCTTCGAGTGTGTTCTGTGTGCAGTGTTGGGGCACTTCTTGCTGGGGCTACCTTGGGATTGGG CATTCCTTTTAGGATCGATAGTAGCCGCCGTTTCACCCGCCGTGATTGTGCCTTGCCTATTCCGACTCAGAAACAAAGGCTACGGAGTATCTAAGGGCATCCCGACTTTGGTCCTCGCCGTGTCCGGAGTCGATGATGCTGCCAGTGTAGCCGTGTTCGGAATTGTCTCCTCCATCATGTTCTCTAGTTCCTCCATGACTATGAATATTATTCAA GGTCCTTTGAGTATAATTGTTGGGATAGTGTTCGGTGGAGCTTGCGGCTACTTGGTGAAGGTAGTGCCGGAAAAGAACGATGCCTTTGTCGTGCCTCTTCGAGTACTGATGTTGTTGACGGGTGGGATAGTCTCGGTGATTGGTTCGGAAGAAATCGGATGGGGTGGCGCAG GACCCCTAGCGGTGATCGCTTTTGCCTTCTTCGCTGGTAAAAACTGGTCGGAGCAGGGGTGGGAGATGGAAGACAACCCCGTGGCGACCGCCTTCGAAATATTCTGGATGTTCTTCGAGCCCATGCTATTCTCCGTTACTGGCGCTCAAGTTGTG ATCGCAGACCTGGAACTGGACTTAGTGTTCGTCGGAGGAGGTATTTTAGTTGGATGCATGGTTCTTCGCGCCATGCTTACTAGCACATGCGCTGTGAGAAGTAACCTCaacatgaaagaaaaaatattcGTCGGTCTTTCTTGGATGGCCAAAGCCACCGTACAG GCTGCGCTCGGACCAGTTGCTATGGATTCTGTAAAAAAGATGGCGGAACTCGCGGGTACACCCATCGATCCCCAGTTAGAGAGATACGCGGACATTGTCCTGAACATCTGCATTCTGTCGATCGTGATCACCGCTCCTCTCGGCGCGATCGTCATCACAATCACTGGCCCTCGACTACTCACCAAGACCACGAAACCGCCTGTATTAGAAG GCTGGCGTCGATCGCACCGTCCGTCGATCCGTGACATTTCGATCATCGACGAAGAAGAAGTGGCGGAGCGCGATGCGGAGGCCGACGCGCCGGAGTCTCCGGAGCCGCCGGCGCCCGCGCCTGCCTCGCCCGCCCCCGCCTCCACCCCCGCGGCCGCCAGCACGCCCGCGCCCGCACCCATCACCGTCCAACCCAACAACCGCACATGA